The DNA sequence CCTCGGCAGATTCCGGCGAGATGGCAAGCTGTGACGTTACGCACCGTGTTCGCGCAGGCCTCTCTCGTAGTCAGGCCGACTTCCGCCAATCCACGCATAATGGCCGGCACATCCTGTAATTCGACAAAATGGAGTTGGATATCCTGGCGCGTGGTCACATGCCCGACACCAGTGGCATATCGCTCGGCTAATTCCGCGACCCGACGAAGCTGGTTGGACGTCAGTCCCCCGAAGGGGATCTTGATTCGGACCATCTGGACGCCGGCTTGTCGTTGACCATAGATGCCATATTGGAGCCGAAATGGTCTAAACAGATCGCTTGAAACATCACCGGAAACCAGGCGGCGGGCCTCAGCCTCGAAGGTCTCGATCTCTTCCATAATGGCAGGAGCAATAGGCTCTATGTTTATGGGCACTATGCTAGGTGGTGTGCGATTCATAGGTTGACCTCATATGTGGTACATCAACGATCGCTCTTGTTCGAGCAACCGTTGCTGCCCGGCTAGTTCTTCCACGCTTATGGCTTCGAGCACTCCTCGCTCAGCTCGATAGACCTGCTCCCATACCTTCCCAAGTAACAGTTCCTGTTTGTTCAGTCGTCGCGCTTCTGCCCGGTCAGCTCTACCTCTTAATGGCAGGAGCGGACCGTCGAGCGCTTCAAGAATCTCGACGACTGATACATCGGAGGGTTTCTTTGAAAGTATGTACCCCCCCTGCGCGCCGCGAAGGCTCGATACTAAACCGGCCTTCTTCATCCCGTAAAGGACCTGTTCAAGAAAGCGAGCAGGAATTGCCTGTCGTCGTGCGATCGATTTTGCCTGGACTGGTGCAGCCCCAAAATGCATCGCTAAATCGACTGCCGCCATGATTCCATAGGTTGCCCTGAGAGATACCTTCATACATGAGTATTCCGGTCGGAATTAAAATTCATTGCTCGTTTAATACCCCACGGAAGGCCTTCCTGTCAAGCCACCTGTCTCCAATGGGTAGCGCAAATTTTTTCTCCGGCCTTGCTTCAATGACAGTGAGAGGAATGTGAACAATTATTCTTCTTGAGCGTCTTTCCCATTGACACAATTTCTTAATAGGCGTAAGAGGAACCTACGGCCCATTCATTCGATCAGGGGTACCGGACAGAACGCGCGACTGTCAACGGGTGCCCCGCCAACTTTCTCAAGAGAGGAGGGTAGCGATGGATGACCTGACTCCACCTGGCCACACAGGCCCGCCGACTCGAGGGCGGGACTCTGATCGGTCGTGCTAGCCGGTTCTCCACTGGCTGTGCCGTTACGGCACAAAAATCCAAGAAGGTACAAGCCGCTAAAAGATGGAGAACTCGACGCTGGTGCGAGGAACACAAGCGCCTGGGACGTATTTTTGCTCCCCCGATCAGTTGTCCAATGCTCAAGCCGTCGCGCGGGCCTCAGTTTTACCTGGGCCGAGACAGTCTACATAAGAAATCTGGCGTCCTAAGCGCCACAACATGGGCGACCTCCCACCTTAGTGCAGGGTCGCCCATGTTGTTCTAGGCTTGCAAAGAGTCCCTCCCTGTTCTTTACGAACTTGCCCTTCCTCTCGAGCCCCCTTTAGAATACCGATCTAGACGTAACCCTCGGATGCAGTGATGTCCAACCAGGAGGTGGCGCCATGGGCCTTGCTGACAACAAATGTATCCCCTGCCGCGGCGGGGTGCCACCGGTTCCGCCCGATCGTGCTCAGACTCTATTGAAAGAGCTTGGCCGTGGATGGTCATTGAATGGACAAGGACATCTGGAACGGCTCTACACATTCGCCGACTTTGCTCAAGCGTTAGCCTACGTGAACAGGGTGGGAGCCGTGGCAGAAGCGGAGGGGCACCATCCTGATCTCTATCTCGCCTGGGGCAAGTGCAAGATCGAGATCTGGACACACAAGATCGACGGTCTGACGGAGAGCGATTTTTACTTGGCAGCCAAAGCCGATCGGGAGTTTGAGCCGTTTCGCGCGGTGGCTGACTAACCGTGAGCCGGATGGTTGTCGCATGACCTTACGAGGCATGAAATGAGCGACAAAGCCCAAGTGGCGCTCGTCAACATGCCGTTCAGCTACTCGAAGTTTCCTTCCATCCAGCTGGGAACCCTGTCCGCTCTGCTCAAGTCTCAACAGATCCCTGTCGACTGCCATCACCTGAACGTGCGATTCGCCTACCAGATCGGCGTCCCCCTATATGAAACGATTTGTGAGAAGCGGGGGCTCTTCGGTGAATGGCTATTTTCATACCTCTTATTCCGCGATAATCCGAAGCGCGCTGAGTATGCCCGCCTGTTCAAGCCGGTGTTTGAGCAAGTCACCAAGGAGAGCGGCTATCCAGCTTCATTTTTCGAAGACATGATGGAGAGGACTGCACCACAGTTCTTGACCTGGGCGCTGACTACCATCGACTGGGGCCGGTACAAGATCGTCGGCTTCACGTCGACATTCGATCAAAACGTCGCCAGCCTCACGATGGCGAAGTTGATCAAGGATCTCTATCCTGAAATTGCGATCGTCTTCGGCGGAGCGAATTACGACGGTGAGATGGGATTGGAATATTTCCGAGCTTTCCCCTTCATCGATCATGTCGTAATCGGAGAGGGAGAAGAGGCATTTCCGGCGCTGGTCCGAACGGTCTTGGAGGGAAGGGGCGACAAGGTACCAGACGGCGTTGCATACCGACAAGGCCACCAGATCCAATTCACACCGAACAGCTCCCTCTTTACCGACTTCACGAGCACCGGCCCCCCAGACTACGACGACTATTACCACCTGCTTGCCGAACTCGGTGAGGCGGCCCAGGGATTGGATCGTATCCTGCTCTACGAGGGTTCTCGCGGCTGTTGGTGGGGAGAGAAACACCACTGCACGTTTTGCGGGCTGAATGCCCAAAGTATGAAATTTCGCGCCAAATCACCGGAGCAGGTCTCGCAAGAGATGACCTACCTGTCCCAGAGATACGACACGGCACGTTTCCGCCTGGTAGACAATATCATCGACATGAAATACATCGACAGCCTGTTTGGAAAATTCGCTGCAGACCATTGCGATCTGGACATCTTCATCGAAACCAAGAGCAATCTCCACAAGAGTCAGATTCGCACGTTAGCTGCCGGGGGTGTGAAATGTATGCAGCCAGGGCTGGAAAGTCTAAGTCTTCATCAGCTCCAGACGATGGATAAGGGCGTGACCCCGATGCAGAATATTATCTGCCTCAAGTGGAGCGCCTATTACCACATCACAGTGTCCTGGAATATCTTGCTCGGGTTTCCCGGAGAAACCAATGAGGACTACCGGCGGCAAATCGAACTTCTTCCATCATTGTTCCATCTGCAGCCGCCGGAGGGGGTCGGAAGATTCTGGCTGCAACGCTTC is a window from the Nitrospirota bacterium genome containing:
- a CDS encoding Rrf2 family transcriptional regulator, which encodes MKVSLRATYGIMAAVDLAMHFGAAPVQAKSIARRQAIPARFLEQVLYGMKKAGLVSSLRGAQGGYILSKKPSDVSVVEILEALDGPLLPLRGRADRAEARRLNKQELLLGKVWEQVYRAERGVLEAISVEELAGQQRLLEQERSLMYHI
- a CDS encoding 4a-hydroxytetrahydrobiopterin dehydratase → MGLADNKCIPCRGGVPPVPPDRAQTLLKELGRGWSLNGQGHLERLYTFADFAQALAYVNRVGAVAEAEGHHPDLYLAWGKCKIEIWTHKIDGLTESDFYLAAKADREFEPFRAVAD
- a CDS encoding RiPP maturation radical SAM protein 1 yields the protein MSDKAQVALVNMPFSYSKFPSIQLGTLSALLKSQQIPVDCHHLNVRFAYQIGVPLYETICEKRGLFGEWLFSYLLFRDNPKRAEYARLFKPVFEQVTKESGYPASFFEDMMERTAPQFLTWALTTIDWGRYKIVGFTSTFDQNVASLTMAKLIKDLYPEIAIVFGGANYDGEMGLEYFRAFPFIDHVVIGEGEEAFPALVRTVLEGRGDKVPDGVAYRQGHQIQFTPNSSLFTDFTSTGPPDYDDYYHLLAELGEAAQGLDRILLYEGSRGCWWGEKHHCTFCGLNAQSMKFRAKSPEQVSQEMTYLSQRYDTARFRLVDNIIDMKYIDSLFGKFAADHCDLDIFIETKSNLHKSQIRTLAAGGVKCMQPGLESLSLHQLQTMDKGVTPMQNIICLKWSAYYHITVSWNILLGFPGETNEDYRRQIELLPSLFHLQPPEGVGRFWLQRFSPYYSRPHEYGVRITGPGIAYEYVYDARQVDLSKIAYDFEYELDNWNVDQQVFQELVALVEEWQRLAGSSDRPFLYYSKAMDYVTVYDGRNPKAPIRRRFDWPAAEIIEVCNETAKSPDQIRTLLAQRLHMNGGYDEEMNQALGVLTAARILYEERGKYFTLAVPEHSYL